A single region of the Penaeus vannamei isolate JL-2024 chromosome 23, ASM4276789v1, whole genome shotgun sequence genome encodes:
- the LOC138866059 gene encoding uncharacterized protein translates to MNMTFPGDPYGRNAPLNALVTGAPGAPSPNLAAAAGPQPGGKASADYSSWGQYNYNQMSGENSAVAAAAAAFNHGRGYNDGGAQGQAPAHQGAARYGSESLMGQQAGDPHTNGRPSPSNAQPSSYIQL, encoded by the exons ATGAATATGACTTTTCCAGGTGATCCCTATGGCCGCAATGCTCCTCTAAATGCCCTTGTAACTGGAGCTCCTGGTGCCCCATCCCCAAAtctggctgctgctgctgggcCTCAGCCAGGGGGCAAGGCATCAGCAGACTACAGTTCTTGGGGTCAGTACAACTACAACCAGATGAGTGGGGAAAActcagcagtagcagcagctgcTGCAGCATTCAATCACGGACGTGGATACAACGATGGTGGGGCACAGGGACAAGCACCTGCCCACCAGG GGGCAGCTCGGTATGGTAGTGAGAGCCTCATGGGGCAGCAGGCTGGGGATCCCCACACCAACGGACGGCCCTCACCTAGTAATGCTCAGCCATCCTCGTACATCCAGCTATAG